The nucleotide window GCATCTGCTCGTGCCGAAGCGTCAGGCGCGGGCGCAGTGGTCAGGTGATTTTGCTGCGGCTGGCACGCCCATGCAGCCCCCCACGCCCCTAGCGTGATCCACGGGAGCTTCGTGCGAGGAATTCTTTTCACGGATAAGCTCGTAGGAGGGTAGGGCTTGGCATGGAATGACCTTCGTTCTCGCCGCGCGCCCTCGACGCAGGAAGTGCGCACGCCATCCCGGGGCCTTGGCGTGCGCGCGAGGGACTCAGGGCGACGTGGGCGCCGCTGCGGTCTGCTCTTGTTTCTTGAGCTCTTCGTTGGCTGCGATTTCCACCTGAACGCGGCGGTTCTGCATGCGACCGTCTTCGGTGCCATTGTCGCCGATCGGCTTTTCGTCGGCGAAGCCAATCGCGCGCATGCGGCTGCGCTCGACGCCCTGGGCTTCGAGGTACCCGATCACCGCTTCGGCGCGCTCCGTGGACAGCTTTTGGTTGCGGGCCTTTTTGCCCTTGTTGTCGGTGTGGCCCTCGATGATGAGGTCCGTGTCCTTGTACTCCTTGAGCACCTTCGCGAACTCGGCCAAGTCGCGCTCGGACTGCGGCTTGAGCTTCGCCTTGTTCGTGTCGAACAGGATGGCCGAGTCGAACTTCACGAGCAGCTTGTCGCCCTCACGATCGACCTTGGCGCCCTTGACCTCTTTGAGGGCCTGTTCTTGCTTGTCCATGTAGCGGCCAATGAGGGCCCCGGTTCCCGCGCCCGCCGCGGCGCCCACCCCGGCGCCGATGAGCGCGCCGGACTTGCCGCCGGCCAGGGCACCGATGCCCGCGCCCAGCAGCGCGCCCGCACCACCCCCGGCCACCGCGCCCTTGCCCGTGTTGCT belongs to Myxococcales bacterium and includes:
- a CDS encoding OmpA family protein; translated protein: MPSQTVTRRAFRNTVVSVGLVGCLGIAGCASNTGKGAVAGGGAGALLGAGIGALAGGKSGALIGAGVGAAAGAGTGALIGRYMDKQEQALKEVKGAKVDREGDKLLVKFDSAILFDTNKAKLKPQSERDLAEFAKVLKEYKDTDLIIEGHTDNKGKKARNQKLSTERAEAVIGYLEAQGVERSRMRAIGFADEKPIGDNGTEDGRMQNRRVQVEIAANEELKKQEQTAAAPTSP